Proteins encoded together in one Bacillota bacterium window:
- the ffh gene encoding signal recognition particle protein, translated as MFSSLADKLAETFKKLKGKGKLSEEDVNAALKEVRVALLEADVNFKVVKDFIKRIRDRAVGQEVLEHLNPAHQVVKIVRDELATLMGGENARLNIASRPPTVIMLVGLQGSGKTTTAAKLALILKRQGRRPLLVAADIYRPAAVKQLEVLGAQIQIPVFTRKENPVLIAAGAGEEAAQKGYDTVIIDTAGRLHINEELMQELEGIKARVKPHEILLVVDSMTGQDAVTVAESFHSRLGVDGVVLTKLDGDTRGGAALSIREVTGRPIKFAGMGEKLDMLEPFHPDRMADRILGMGDVLTLIEKAQDSFDAQQAVDLQKRIKSADFNLEDFMNQLRQFKKMGPLDHILEMIPGLGGLKKMREDLQFDERDLAWTEAIINSMTVEERRRPEIIDGGRRRRIAGGSGTTVQDINRLLKQFEQTKKMIRQLSSFEKGIKKGARMGRFPFS; from the coding sequence ATGTTTTCCAGCCTTGCGGATAAGCTTGCCGAGACCTTTAAAAAGCTCAAAGGCAAAGGCAAGCTGTCGGAGGAAGACGTTAATGCGGCGCTGAAGGAAGTACGGGTAGCCCTTCTTGAAGCGGACGTCAACTTCAAAGTGGTAAAGGATTTTATAAAGCGCATCCGGGACAGGGCGGTGGGCCAGGAGGTTTTGGAACACCTCAACCCGGCGCATCAGGTCGTGAAAATCGTACGCGACGAGCTTGCCACCCTTATGGGCGGTGAAAACGCCCGGTTGAACATCGCTTCCAGACCCCCCACTGTGATTATGCTGGTAGGCCTACAGGGGTCCGGCAAGACTACTACCGCCGCCAAACTGGCCCTGATTCTGAAAAGGCAGGGGCGGCGGCCCCTGCTGGTGGCCGCGGACATATACCGCCCCGCGGCCGTTAAGCAGCTGGAGGTTCTGGGCGCCCAGATCCAGATACCGGTATTCACCCGAAAAGAGAATCCGGTGCTTATCGCCGCCGGCGCCGGCGAAGAGGCGGCCCAAAAAGGGTACGACACCGTTATCATCGATACCGCCGGTCGCCTGCATATCAATGAGGAATTAATGCAGGAACTTGAGGGAATCAAGGCCAGGGTCAAGCCCCACGAGATTCTGCTCGTGGTTGATTCAATGACCGGGCAGGACGCCGTAACGGTAGCTGAAAGCTTTCACAGCCGCCTTGGCGTCGACGGGGTGGTGCTGACCAAGCTGGATGGCGACACCAGGGGCGGCGCGGCGCTGTCCATCCGGGAGGTAACCGGTCGCCCCATTAAGTTCGCGGGTATGGGCGAGAAGCTCGATATGCTTGAACCCTTTCACCCCGATCGTATGGCCGACCGGATTCTGGGGATGGGAGACGTCCTCACTTTAATCGAAAAAGCGCAGGATTCGTTTGACGCCCAACAGGCCGTCGACCTGCAGAAGCGGATTAAGAGCGCCGATTTCAACCTTGAAGATTTCATGAACCAGCTCCGCCAGTTCAAAAAGATGGGACCGCTCGATCATATTTTGGAGATGATACCCGGTTTAGGCGGGTTAAAGAAAATGCGTGAAGACCTCCAGTTTGACGAGCGGGATCTGGCGTGGACCGAGGCGATAATCAACTCTATGACCGTCGAAGAAAGGCGGCGCCCCGAGATTATCGACGGCGGCAGGCGGCGTCGGATCGCCGGCGGAAGCGGAACCACGGTCCAGGACATTAATCGCCTGCTGAAACAGTTCGAACAAACCAAGAAGATGATCCGCCAGCTTTCGTCCTTTGAGAAAGGGATAAAGAAAGGCGCAAGGATGGGTCGTTTCCCTTTTAGTTAA
- a CDS encoding aspartate aminotransferase family protein, protein MVGEESNLMSLDRALSLSRAEVREMHQEYLNSGLATLLKLMDFDKRFVRAEGVSLWDVDGKEYLDFLGGYGSLNTGHNHPRVIAAVDAVRGVPNLLQASLSPLAGALAKNLAAIAPGDLKRSFFCNSGAEAVEGAIKLARIGTGRPKLIYTVNSFHGKTFGALSVTGRAKYQEAFRPLVSECAAVPFDDLEALEKALHSKDSAAFIVEPIQGEGGINLPSDGYLRECKRLCAKYGTLLVMDEIQTGLGRTGKMFACEHDNVEPDILCLAKSLGGGVMPVGAYIATDAAWKKAYGSIDKCLLHTSTFGGNAWACAAALAALEVIIDEDLSRQAAEKGEYLMRRLGELKKGSPLLKEVRGRGLLIGLEFAEGKKGLTHKLTFGLLDKLSNEYLGSLVSGEFLNKYRVLTAYTLNNPNVIRLEPPLVVSREQIDHVLKALAEILDRNRSFLGIAAKSFIPGLKTSG, encoded by the coding sequence ATGGTGGGCGAAGAATCTAATTTGATGAGTCTTGACCGGGCGCTTTCACTAAGTCGCGCGGAGGTTCGCGAGATGCACCAGGAGTACCTCAATTCCGGTCTGGCGACCCTGTTGAAGCTCATGGATTTCGACAAACGTTTTGTCCGGGCGGAGGGTGTAAGCCTGTGGGACGTTGACGGGAAGGAATATCTCGACTTTCTCGGCGGTTATGGTTCTCTGAATACCGGGCACAACCATCCGCGAGTCATCGCGGCGGTTGATGCGGTGCGGGGTGTTCCGAATCTTTTGCAGGCTTCTCTTTCCCCGCTGGCCGGCGCGCTTGCCAAAAATCTGGCGGCTATCGCACCCGGCGACCTCAAGCGATCCTTCTTCTGCAACAGCGGCGCCGAGGCGGTGGAGGGCGCCATAAAACTCGCGCGCATCGGCACCGGTAGGCCCAAGCTGATATACACGGTGAATTCCTTCCACGGTAAAACCTTCGGCGCCCTTTCGGTTACGGGGCGGGCGAAATACCAGGAGGCGTTCCGGCCTCTGGTTTCGGAGTGCGCGGCGGTTCCATTCGACGATCTTGAGGCACTCGAAAAAGCGCTCCACTCAAAGGACTCGGCGGCTTTTATCGTCGAACCGATACAGGGTGAGGGAGGCATCAACCTTCCGTCAGACGGTTATCTAAGGGAGTGCAAAAGACTCTGCGCCAAGTACGGCACGTTGCTCGTCATGGATGAGATTCAGACGGGGTTGGGCCGGACCGGGAAGATGTTCGCCTGCGAACACGACAATGTCGAGCCCGATATCCTCTGCCTGGCGAAATCACTCGGCGGCGGCGTGATGCCCGTGGGCGCGTATATCGCCACCGACGCCGCCTGGAAGAAAGCCTACGGTTCGATCGACAAGTGCCTGCTTCACACCTCTACCTTCGGGGGGAACGCCTGGGCCTGCGCCGCGGCGCTTGCGGCCCTGGAGGTGATTATTGACGAAGACCTTTCGCGTCAGGCCGCCGAAAAGGGCGAGTACCTGATGCGTCGTCTCGGTGAGCTGAAAAAGGGTTCCCCGCTGCTGAAAGAGGTCCGCGGCAGAGGGCTTCTCATCGGCCTTGAGTTCGCCGAGGGTAAGAAAGGTCTTACCCACAAGCTGACTTTCGGCCTCCTCGACAAACTGTCGAACGAGTACCTAGGCAGTCTGGTGTCGGGTGAGTTCCTGAACAAGTACCGGGTTCTAACAGCTTATACACTGAACAACCCGAACGTTATCAGGCTTGAACCGCCGCTTGTCGTGTCCCGGGAGCAGATCGACCACGTCCTCAAGGCGCTGGCTGAGATCCTGGACCGGAACCGCAGTTTCCTTGGGATCGCCGCAAAGAGTTTTATCCCGGGCCTGAAAACATCGGGCTGA
- a CDS encoding metallophosphoesterase family protein, with translation MRLGLVSDTHGETENLRSAARMLMRDWRVETVVHLGDECEDIAVLKDYPLKIIQVPGVYCEHYRNPAITNRLLMEFEGYRILFTHTPGPHKNDLPGDPDPAALAARGEVDIVAYGHTHVPEIRVEGTVLWVNPGHLKSSDKKGYPPGFAVLELGPDGPTCRIINLRSGAVSQST, from the coding sequence ATGCGTCTTGGCCTTGTAAGCGACACCCACGGGGAAACCGAAAACCTGCGTTCCGCCGCCCGGATGCTCATGCGTGACTGGCGGGTAGAAACTGTTGTGCACCTCGGGGACGAATGCGAAGACATCGCCGTTCTCAAGGATTATCCCCTTAAAATCATCCAGGTGCCCGGTGTCTACTGCGAGCACTACCGGAACCCGGCCATAACCAACCGGCTGCTCATGGAATTCGAGGGCTACCGTATCCTTTTCACCCATACGCCGGGTCCCCATAAGAACGACCTGCCCGGCGACCCCGACCCGGCGGCGCTTGCCGCGCGGGGTGAAGTGGACATAGTGGCGTACGGGCATACCCACGTCCCGGAAATCAGGGTGGAGGGGACAGTTCTCTGGGTCAACCCCGGTCATTTGAAGAGCAGCGATAAGAAGGGGTATCCTCCCGGTTTTGCCGTGCTTGAGCTGGGACCGGACGGCCCGACGTGCCGGATCATCAATCTTCGGAGCGGGGCTGTTTCTCAGAGCACATAA
- the mraZ gene encoding division/cell wall cluster transcriptional repressor MraZ: MFIGEFLHTLDIKGRVFIPARFKEGLGERFIVTKGLDRCLFCFPRSEWEATEKKLRRLTFARADARAFARLFFSGASELEVDKQGRILVPGNLREYAGLSKDVVILGVSSRVEIWAKEEWGDYSSKTQAAYEEIAEKIVDLDFAPED, from the coding sequence ATGTTCATAGGGGAGTTCTTACACACCCTTGATATCAAGGGACGCGTCTTCATTCCCGCCCGCTTCAAAGAGGGGCTGGGTGAGCGTTTTATTGTCACCAAGGGTCTCGACCGCTGTCTCTTCTGCTTTCCCAGGTCGGAATGGGAAGCCACCGAAAAGAAGCTTCGCCGTCTTACGTTTGCCAGGGCGGATGCCCGCGCGTTCGCGAGGCTTTTCTTTTCCGGGGCGTCGGAATTGGAAGTGGACAAACAGGGCAGAATACTTGTTCCGGGTAACCTTAGGGAATATGCGGGCCTTTCGAAGGATGTGGTGATTCTCGGGGTTTCCTCCCGGGTTGAGATCTGGGCGAAAGAAGAGTGGGGGGACTACAGCTCCAAAACCCAGGCGGCTTATGAAGAGATCGCAGAAAAGATTGTTGATTTGGATTTTGCACCGGAAGACTAA
- the rsmH gene encoding 16S rRNA (cytosine(1402)-N(4))-methyltransferase RsmH, producing MVELEFRHKPVMLKEAVEMLVVNPEGVYVDCTIGGGGHAMEILRLLGPQGRLIGFDVAPQALAAARARLDGDGRIRFVRANFRNLADSLAELGIDRVDGLLYDLGVSSYQFDNPDRGFSYWDDVTLDMRMNPEGPVIAARLVNTLSEKELGHIIREYGEEKWAERIAEFIVKERAERPITTTGELVDVIKKAVPSAVRRMGPHPARRTFQALRIAVNQELDALKESLEQALPLLKPGGRLVVLSYHSLEDRIVKDFIRAAYASCVCPPGTPICVCSKKQELTPVTKRPRTPTGEELGRNPRSRSVRMRVAEKVG from the coding sequence GTGGTCGAGTTGGAGTTTCGCCATAAACCGGTGATGCTTAAAGAGGCAGTGGAGATGCTCGTAGTGAACCCGGAAGGAGTATATGTGGATTGCACCATCGGGGGCGGCGGACACGCAATGGAAATCCTGCGCTTGCTTGGGCCACAAGGGCGGCTGATCGGCTTCGACGTCGCCCCGCAGGCCTTGGCCGCGGCGCGTGCGCGTCTGGACGGGGACGGCCGGATACGGTTTGTTCGCGCGAATTTCCGTAACCTGGCCGATTCGCTGGCGGAGTTGGGGATCGATCGAGTCGACGGCCTGCTCTACGACCTGGGTGTTTCTTCCTACCAGTTTGACAATCCGGACCGGGGGTTTAGTTACTGGGACGATGTGACACTCGACATGAGGATGAACCCCGAAGGGCCGGTTATCGCCGCCCGTCTCGTCAACACCCTGAGCGAAAAGGAACTGGGGCATATCATCAGGGAGTACGGAGAGGAAAAATGGGCGGAAAGGATTGCGGAGTTTATTGTAAAGGAAAGGGCGGAGCGCCCCATAACCACTACCGGCGAGCTGGTCGACGTGATTAAAAAGGCCGTACCCTCGGCGGTCCGCAGGATGGGCCCCCACCCGGCGAGGCGTACCTTTCAGGCGCTACGCATCGCCGTCAACCAGGAGCTCGATGCCTTGAAGGAATCGCTGGAGCAGGCCCTTCCGCTGCTTAAACCGGGCGGGCGGCTGGTGGTCTTGAGCTATCACTCGCTGGAGGACAGGATCGTGAAGGATTTCATCCGGGCGGCGTATGCTTCTTGTGTTTGCCCGCCAGGTACCCCGATATGTGTTTGTTCGAAGAAGCAGGAACTAACGCCGGTGACAAAAAGGCCGCGGACGCCGACCGGCGAGGAACTCGGGCGCAACCCCCGTTCGCGCAGCGTGCGGATGCGGGTGGCTGAGAAGGTGGGCTAG
- a CDS encoding stage V sporulation protein D, giving the protein MVQLAEIIIRKRLTQLLFVVVLIFFVLIGRLTWLQLVRGGELEQGAQENRIRHIDVEARRGDIRDRNGKVLVTSVSCESIVAMPAQVSDPSPTAEKLSSVLGIDRDEVYKRVTAKSSFVWLKRKVDYKTGQQVRGLRLDGIELIEESRRQYNHGTLASHVLGFVGIDNQGLTGIEMTHDKDLRGKPGRIVIEQDAAGRNIPTALHQLKPPVSGNNLILTIDETIQYFAERELDKIVNTCKPSSAVIIVMDPKTGEVLALGNRPTYDPDGWSKAPRAVWDRNPAIWQLFEPGSTFKIVTASAGLSEGVVTPNTPRFCPGFIKVADRHIRCWKDGGHGSLSFAEVVENSCNPGFIQTGLDLGRDKFYKYVKAFGFGEPTGIELPGEAKGILIPQEKATNLNIATMAIGQSIAVTPVQLITAAAAVANSGELVRPRLVREITSTDGKVVRRFEAERVRRVLSTEKARELSALLENVVANGTGVNAYLDGYRTAGKTGTAQVVGPAGGYVSGKYVASFVGFAPVDNPRLVTLVVISEPQGAYYGGQIAAPVFKAVMQDALRYLCVPQQEGLKKPEQPWYLMETEPKPVTVPQVVNLPLEEAIENLKAAQLGFTLKGEGGVVRAQVPQSGATVLSGTRVVLELKQGPENGKAEVTVPDVIGLTIKDTAVLLEKVGLCLAPSGTGIAVEQKPAPKTKVRRGEKIRVRFEPPDEEQDESLPTVLHP; this is encoded by the coding sequence GTGGTTCAATTGGCAGAGATTATCATACGAAAACGCCTGACGCAGCTTCTTTTCGTAGTAGTCCTTATTTTCTTTGTCCTGATCGGTCGTCTGACGTGGCTTCAACTGGTGCGCGGCGGCGAGCTTGAACAAGGGGCGCAGGAGAACAGGATCCGCCATATTGACGTTGAAGCCAGGCGCGGGGACATCCGCGACCGCAACGGTAAAGTGCTTGTTACCAGCGTGAGCTGCGAATCGATAGTGGCGATGCCGGCGCAGGTGTCCGATCCTTCCCCGACGGCGGAAAAGCTGTCTTCAGTCCTGGGAATAGACCGCGATGAGGTCTACAAGCGGGTGACTGCTAAAAGCTCTTTTGTTTGGCTTAAGCGAAAAGTGGATTATAAGACGGGACAACAGGTCCGCGGCCTGAGACTCGACGGTATCGAACTGATTGAAGAAAGCCGGCGGCAGTACAACCACGGAACCCTGGCCTCTCACGTCTTAGGATTTGTCGGAATCGACAACCAGGGCCTGACTGGCATTGAAATGACTCATGATAAGGATTTGCGCGGCAAGCCCGGGAGGATTGTGATCGAGCAGGACGCCGCAGGACGTAACATTCCCACCGCGCTTCATCAGTTAAAGCCCCCGGTTTCGGGAAATAACCTTATCCTTACCATCGACGAGACGATCCAGTATTTTGCCGAGCGCGAACTGGATAAAATCGTTAATACCTGTAAACCGTCGAGTGCGGTTATAATTGTAATGGACCCCAAAACAGGGGAAGTACTGGCGCTGGGAAACCGGCCCACGTATGACCCGGACGGTTGGTCGAAAGCACCCAGGGCGGTATGGGACCGTAATCCGGCGATCTGGCAGCTTTTCGAACCGGGGTCGACTTTCAAGATCGTTACGGCCTCGGCGGGGCTTTCCGAGGGCGTCGTAACCCCGAATACCCCCCGCTTTTGTCCGGGTTTCATCAAAGTGGCCGACAGGCATATCCGCTGTTGGAAGGATGGCGGTCACGGATCCTTGAGCTTTGCCGAGGTTGTTGAAAACTCCTGCAACCCCGGTTTTATCCAGACTGGTTTGGACCTCGGGCGGGACAAGTTTTATAAGTACGTCAAGGCATTTGGTTTTGGCGAGCCGACAGGGATAGAACTGCCCGGGGAGGCGAAGGGAATACTGATCCCGCAGGAGAAGGCCACCAACCTCAACATAGCGACGATGGCCATCGGGCAGTCGATTGCGGTTACGCCGGTTCAGCTTATCACCGCGGCCGCGGCGGTGGCCAACAGCGGGGAACTGGTGCGCCCGCGACTGGTACGGGAGATAACCTCGACGGACGGCAAAGTGGTGCGCCGCTTCGAGGCGGAGCGTGTGAGAAGGGTTCTCTCGACGGAAAAGGCGCGGGAATTGAGCGCTCTGCTGGAAAACGTGGTGGCCAACGGGACGGGTGTCAACGCCTACCTCGACGGTTACCGTACGGCGGGAAAAACAGGCACCGCCCAGGTCGTGGGGCCCGCCGGCGGTTACGTGTCGGGGAAATACGTCGCTTCTTTCGTCGGTTTTGCCCCTGTGGATAACCCGCGATTGGTCACCCTGGTGGTGATTTCGGAGCCCCAGGGCGCTTACTACGGCGGGCAGATAGCGGCGCCCGTGTTTAAAGCGGTGATGCAGGACGCACTCCGTTACCTGTGCGTACCGCAGCAGGAAGGTCTCAAAAAACCCGAACAGCCGTGGTACCTGATGGAGACCGAACCAAAACCGGTAACGGTGCCGCAAGTCGTCAACCTTCCGCTTGAGGAGGCCATTGAGAACCTGAAGGCGGCGCAATTAGGGTTTACGCTTAAGGGCGAGGGCGGCGTGGTTCGCGCGCAGGTCCCGCAAAGCGGTGCCACGGTGCTGAGCGGCACCAGGGTGGTACTGGAATTGAAGCAAGGACCTGAAAACGGTAAGGCGGAGGTGACGGTGCCCGATGTTATCGGCCTTACTATTAAAGACACGGCCGTTTTGCTCGAAAAGGTGGGGCTCTGCCTAGCTCCCTCGGGGACCGGAATCGCCGTCGAGCAAAAGCCGGCGCCCAAGACAAAGGTGCGTCGCGGCGAGAAAATCAGGGTGCGGTTTGAGCCGCCGGATGAGGAGCAGGACGAGTCGCTGCCGACGGTCCTGCACCCTTGA